A genomic segment from Diospyros lotus cultivar Yz01 chromosome 5, ASM1463336v1, whole genome shotgun sequence encodes:
- the LOC127801404 gene encoding uncharacterized protein LOC127801404 isoform X7: MRKRPGTSLHSAIVNVWRREVGELSSRSFIHRLRASEDLVLRLDIFRKLEKHMGCVNTISFNAYGDILVSGSDDRRVMLWDWETGHVKLSFHSSHHNNVFQAKIMPYTDDRSIVTCAADGQVRHAQILERGLVESKLLGKHDGRAHKLAIEPGSPHIFYTCGEDGLVQHFDLRTGAATQLFTCKSQPDRNLMPIIQLNAIAIDPRNPNLFAVAGSDEYTRVYDVRKYKWDGSTDFGQPVDYFCPPHLIGNEQVGITGLAFSDQSELLASYNDEFIYLFTRDMGLGPDPAPASPVSMGSDAGEVSIEHQSAASPSNMDTDAGVRPQVYKGHRNRETVKGVNFFGPKSEYVMSGSDCGRIFIWKKKGGELIRVMEADQDVVNCIECHPHTTVLASSGIEHDIKIWTPTALDRAVLPAKIEKDRVPRRIFFFPTGISEEEEEEDGDDDDYYDFYDSDDDDNGDDDTSGDDDDGGGGDDDDDSGGGSGDNDDDVDDDDDGDDDVDDNEGGVDGCGEDDGCDDSNRDVFDDSYDDGNETQGKGVGVPSGFPPTGPDVAVVSSPKAENKSRARW; encoded by the exons GATCTTGTGCTCCGACTTGATATCTTTAGAAAGCTGGAAAAACACATGGGTTGTGTTAACACAATTAGCTTCAATGCATATGGTGACATTCTCGTGTCAGGCTCTGATGACCGGAGAGTCATGCTATGGGATTGGGAAACAGGGCATGTGAAGCTATCATTTCATTCTAGTCATCATAACAATGTTTTCCAAGCAAAAATCATGCCTTATACAGATGATAGAAGCATTGTCACCTGTGCTGCTGATGGCCAG gtaAGGCATGCTCAAATTCTGGAACGAGGGCTAGTGGAATCTAAATTGCTAGGGAAGCATGATGGTCGGGCTCATAAGCTGGCCATTGAACCTGGAAGCCCACATATATTCTATACCTGTGGTGAGGATGGATTAGTTCAGCAT TTTGATCTGAGAACTGGAGCTGCTACACAACTGTTTACTTGCAAGTCCCAACCTGATCGGAATTTGATGCCGATCATTCAACTAAATGCAATTGCAATAGATCCAAGGAATCCAAATCTGTTTGCAGTTGCCGGGTCTGATGAGTATACTAGAGTTTATGATGTTCGCAAATATAAGTGGGATGGGTCAACTGATTTTGGTCAGCCTGTTGACTACTTTTGCCCTCCACATTTGATTGGCAATGAGCAAGTGGGAATTACAGGCTTGGCATTTTCAGATCAGAGTGAGCTTCTTGCCTCTTATAATGATGAATTCATATATCTATTTACAAGAGATATGGGATTGGGACCAGATCCAGCCCCAGCCTCTCCAGTATCCATGGGCAGTGATGCAGGTGAAGTGAGCATAGAACATCAGTCAGCAGCATCTCCTTCAAACATGGATACTGATGCTGGAGTTCGTCCTCAAGTCTACAAGGGGCATAGAAACCGTGAAACAGTGAAGGGTGTGAACTTCTTTGGGCCTAAAAGTGAGTATGTTATGAGTGGGTCTGACTGCGGCAGGATTTTCATCTGGAAGAAGAAGGGCGGGGAGCTTATTCGTGTTATGGAAGCGGATCAGGATGTGGTGAATTGCATTGAGTGTCATCCACATACTACTGTTCTTGCTAGCAGTGGGATTGAGCATGACATAAAAATATGGACTCCAACAGCCCTTGACAGGGCTGTTCTGCCCGCAAAAATTGAGAAG GATCGTGTTCCTCGGcgaatttttttctttcccactGGGATCagtgaagaggaagaggaagaggatggtgatgatgatgactACTATGACTTTTAtgatagtgatgatgatgataatggaGATGATGACACTagtggtgatgatgatgatggtggtggtggtgatgaCGATGATGATAGTGGAGGTGGCAGTGGGGACAATGACGATGACGTTGATGACGACGACGATGGCGACGATGACGTTGATGACAATGAGGGTGGTGTTGATGGTTGTGGTGAGGATGATGGGTGTGATGATTCTAATCGTGATGTTTTTGATGATTCCTATGATGATGGCAACG AAACCCAAGGCAAGGGAGTGGGTGTACCAAGTGGCTTCCCCCCCACAGGACCTGATGTTGCAGTTGTTTCCAGTCCTAAGGCGGAGAACAAATCCAGAGCAAGATGGTGA